In the Syngnathus scovelli strain Florida chromosome 16, RoL_Ssco_1.2, whole genome shotgun sequence genome, one interval contains:
- the LOC137841065 gene encoding phosphoinositide-interacting protein-like: MAGSPENIAMGESTLSQSRDQLTPPSRTESTVFSLSRSGSLWTAETPPGRCQVFWFPIHFMSTGGGFLACGVIISGLYFAGHSRKVSNILGPALVSIGLMVFVVGVVLIPITKENRRRALKKPLVFHRQPAFNV, translated from the coding sequence ATGGCGGGAAGCCCCGAGAATATCGCCATGGGCGAGAGCACGCTGTCCCAGTCGCGCGACCAGCTGACACCGCCCAGTCGCACGGAGAGTACGGTGTTCAGCCTGTCGCGCAGCGGGTCGCTGTGGACGGCCGAGACGCCGCCGGGCCGGTGCCAGGTCTTCTGGTTCCCCATCCACTTCATGTCGACGGGCGGCGGGTTCCTAGCGTGCGGCGTCATCATCAGCGGCCTCTACTTTGCCGGCCACAGCCGCAAGGTCAGCAACATCCTGGGCCCCGCCCTGGTCTCCATCGGCCTGATGGTCTTCGTGGTGGGCGTGGTCCTCATCCCCATCACCAAGGAGAACCGGAGGCGAGCTTTGAAGAAGCCGCTCGTCTTTCACCGCCAGCCCgccttcaacgtgtga
- the LOC125983610 gene encoding protein shisa-6: protein MKPLLPLLPILPLLLLPGPYGRCAPADRRHPKNNGEPRWASTAMPVWAAATQLRAPALQHDTCLGYYDVSGQFDKEFGCNNTDHRFCCGSCFLRFCCADRGKRLDQTFCTNYNTPDWIKTQPPSPAPTGDTYDPELDRTNATVYISCGVVALVVAVGISAKVAYDKATKNPQEMNVHRALADILMQQGPVPISQYEHDNMDAMMDDSPKDGTPVRTAKNNYTPVHGKSSNHGHYGMEALHNASADMLISSGFVTLGRGHLKAQHSIDESPQMSWQNELDLPMSYGNHHHHDYQHSHVDLTALTPKMANRHARHERAARSNNILTAATEPYDLSLSRSFQNLSHLPPSYELALSSDLSDKEMDDFYARKRHHADLGGRGHAHMAKLNADPPSHHHHHHHHHHQQQHQRQRPRRVQRAMSQDHVLSPPRTPRRGDYGLPSYGNGAAAAGYGGARHPSEELLLSAERLRSQDTLLSPAMRRDKFRQKAMARAMSHADMLMPTTPVHERHRMGKMLSEPGDAYNTLGVNTHASTAKRQAFASRRTHTVDHLQFSAGHHHATNEVTV from the exons ATGAAGCCCCTCCTGCCGCTGCTGCCGATCTTGCCGCTCCTACTGCTGCCGGGCCCGTACGGGCGCTGTGCACCCGCCGACCGGCGGCACCCCAAGAACAACGGCGAGCCCCGGTGGGCGAGCACggccatgccagtgtgggcggcGGCGACGCAGCTGCGGGCCCCCGCCCTCCAGCACGACACCTGCCTGGGCTACTATGACGTGAGTGGGCAGTTCGACAAAGAGTTTGGCTGCAACAACACGGACCACCGCTTCTGCTGCGGGAGCTGCTTCCTGCGCTTCTGCTGCGCCGACCGTGGCAAGCGGCTGGACCAGACATTCTGCACCAACTACAACACGCCCGACTGGATCAAGACACAGCCGCCCTCGCCCGCCCCCACCGGCGACACCTACGACCCCGAGCTGGACCGCACCAACGCCACCGTCTACATCAGCTGCGGAGTGGTGGCGCTTGTGGTCGCCGTGGGGATCTCCGCCAAGGTGGCCTACGACAAGGCCACCAAGAACCCCCAGGAGATGAACGTGCACAG AGCGTTGGCGGACATCTTGATGCAGCAGGGCCCCGTTCCCATTTCCCAATATGAGCATGACAACATGGACGCCATGATGGATGACTCGCCCAAAGACGGCACACCCGTCCGGACCGCCAAGAACAACTACACGCCCGTGCACGGCAAGTCCTCCAACCACG GGCACTATGGGATGGAGGCCCTTCACAATGCCAGCGCCGACATGCTCATCTCGTCAGGCTTTGTGACACTCGGGCGAGGACACCTGAAAG CGCAGCATTCCATCGACGAGTCGCCGCAGATGTCCTGGCAGAACGAACTGGACCTCCCCATGTCGTACG ggAACCACCATCACCATGACTACCAGCACAGCCACGTGGATCTCACCGCCCTCACACCGAAGATGG CAAACAGACATGCGCGACACG AGCGAGCAGCGCGGAGCAACAACATCCTGACGGCGGCCACCGAGCCCTACGACTTGTCGCTATCCAGATCCTTCCAGAATCTCAGCCACCTTCCGCCCTCCTACGAGCTTGCGCTCTCGTCTGACTTGA GTGACAAGGAAATGGACGACTTCTATGCCAGGAAGCGTCACCACGCGGACTTGGGCGGCCGAGGCCACGCCCACATGGCCAAATTGAACGCCGACCCGCCGTCGCACCATcaccatcatcaccatcatcatcatcaacaacaacatCAACGTCAGCGTCCTCGTCGTGTCCAGCGCGCCATGTCGCAGGACCACGTCCTCTCGCCACCCCGGACGCCTCGCCGCGGGGACTATGGTCTCCCCTCGTACGGCAACGGGGCCGCCGCCGCTGGGTACGGGGGTGCTCGCCACCCGTCGGAGGAACTGCTGCTGTCAGCTGAGCGCCTGCGCTCCCAGGATACTTTGCTGTCTCCCGCCATGCGCCGCGACAAGTTCCGGCAGAAAGCCATGGCACGCGCCATGTCACACGCTGACATGCTGATGCCCACCACGCCCGTCCACGAGCGCCACCGCATGGGAAAAATGCTGTCAGAGCCTGGCGACGCCTACAACACGCTTGGTGTTAACACGCACGCCAGCACCGCCAAGAGGCAGGCCTTTGCTTCGCGCCGGACGCACACCGTGGACCACCTTCAGTTCAGCGCGGGACATCATCACGCGACCAATGAGGTCACCGTGTGA
- the LOC125983609 gene encoding forkhead box protein K2 isoform X1: protein MAAVSGSSGPVARLEGREFEYLMKKRSVSIGRNSSQGSVDVSMGHSSFISRRHLEIFTASDDGGGGGGDFYLRCLGKNGVFVDGVFLRRGAAPLPLPPMCTFRFPSTNIKITFTALSSGRKTRREASESPVKPAQPHFAPLTINIPDNLAHLMSPLPSPTGTISAANSCPSSPRGAGSSGYRMGGRMVSSAELQLINDNSQPENDKDASGEDSPKDDSKPPYSYAQLIVQAITLAQDKQLTLNGIYNHITKNYPYYRTADKGWQNSIRHNLSLNRYFIKVARSQEEPGKGSFWRIDPSSEGKLVDQAFRKRRPRGVPCFRIPHGPLSSRSAPASPNHSGVLSAHSSGMQTPDSLSREGSPVPMEVDSSSVANAAPTAVVQPKLAVIQEARFAQNTPGSPVGNQPVLIALQGQLPQSLKPVAYTMASPVSTSSSQPVPTVQTVHVLQQIPAGATAVIAQPAAVIGKNELQLQENGERADSKATDLQNVGVVAVKVEAVPSVTATGAVGRIIQTSVASGPLQTVAILGQHQLPIKTITQNGNHSVTAAIQSNAHNTSSPSVASPLHLLADHASASASLPTIKRQNGDPQVPPDAKRAKTEDEARPADNGNN, encoded by the exons ATGGCTGCGGTGAGCGGCTCGTCCGGGCCGGTTGCGCGGCTCGAGGGCCGCGAGTTCGagtatctgatgaagaagcgctCGGTGAGCATCGGGCGCAACTCGTCGCAGGGTTCCGTGGACGTCAGCATGGGTCACTCGAGCTTCATCTCGCGGCGGCACCTGGAGATCTTCACCGCCAGTGATGACGGCGGAGGTGGAGGGGGCGACTTCTATCTGCGCTGCCTGGGCAAAAACGGGGTGTTCGTGGACGGGGTGTTCCTTCGCCGGGGCGCCGctccgctgccgctgccgccgat GTGCACGTTCAGGTTCCCCAGCACCAACATCAAGATCACCTTCACGGCACTGTCCAGCGGCAGGAAGACGAGGCGCGAAGCCTCCGAGTCGCCCGTCAAGCCGGCGCAGCCGCACTTTGCGCCGCTCACCATTAACATTCCCGACAACCTCGCCCACCTCATGAGTCCGCTGCCCTCGCCCACTGGAACCATCAG CGCGGCAAACTCATGCCCGTCCAGCCCCCGGGGGGCCGGCTCGTCGGGTTACCGCATGGGGGGCCGCATGGTGAGTTCGGCCGAATTGCAGCTGATCAACGACAACTCTCAGCCCGAGAACGACAAGGACGCGTCGGGCGAGGACAGTCCTAAG GACGACTCCAAGCCGCCCTACTCGTACGCCCAGCTGATTGTTCAGGCCATCACGCTGGCGCAGGACAAGCAGCTGACGCTCAACGGGATCTACAACCACATCACCAAGAACTACCCCTACTACAGAACCGCAGACAAGGGCTGGCAG AACTCCATCCGCCACAACCTGTCGCTGAACCGTTACTTCATCAAGGTGGCGCGCTCGCAGGAGGAGCCCGGCAAAGGTTCCTTCTGGAGGATAGACCCGTCCTCCGAAGGCAAGCTGGTCGATCAGGCCTTCAGGAAACGACggccccgcggcgtcccctgctTCAGGATCCCGCATGGGCCCCTCTCCTCCAG GAGCGCCCCGGCCTCTCCCAACCACTCAGGGGTGCTGTCGGCTCACTCCAGCGGCATGCAGACCCCCGACAGCTTGTCCCGAGAGGGCTCCCCGGTCCCCATGGAGGTGGACTCCTCCTCCGTAGCCAACGCTGCCCCCACCGCGGTGGTCCAACCCAAGCTGGCTGTCATCCAAGAAGCTCGCTTTGCACAGAACACTCCGG GCTCTCCAGTCGGCAACCAGCCGGTGCTCATCGCTCTGCAGGGTCAGCTACCTCAAAGCTTGAAGCCGGTCGCTTACACCATGGCGTCTCCGGTCAGCACCAGCTCCTCCCAGCCGGTTCCAACGGTCCAGACAGTCCACGTGCTGCAGCAGATCCCTGCCGGCGCCACCGCTGTCATCGCGCAGCCGGCCGCTGTCATCGGCAAGAACGAACTGCAGCTACAGGAGAATGGAGAGCGTGCTGACAGCAAAg CCACTGACCTTCAAAATGTGGGTGTGGTCGCAGTGAAAGTGGAGGCAGTGCCCAGCGTGACAGCCACGGGCGCAGTGGGCCGCATCATCCAGACTTCAGTGGCGTCCGGGCCCCTGCAGACTGTCGCCATCCTTGGTCAGCACCAGTTGCCCATCAAGACCATCACGCAGAACGGAAACCACAGCGTCACCGCCGCCATACAGAGCAACGCTCACAACACCTCCA GTCCGTCCGTGGCCAGCCCGCTTCACCTGCTCGCTGACCATGCCTCTGCCTCGGCGTCGCTGCCCACCATCAAGCGGCAGAACGGCGACCCGCAGGTGCCGCCGGACGCCAAACGGGCCAAAACGGAGGACGAGGCAAGGCCGGCCGACAACGGTAACAACTAA
- the LOC125983609 gene encoding forkhead box protein K2 isoform X2, whose amino-acid sequence MAAVSGSSGPVARLEGREFEYLMKKRSVSIGRNSSQGSVDVSMGHSSFISRRHLEIFTASDDGGGGGGDFYLRCLGKNGVFVDGVFLRRGAAPLPLPPMCTFRFPSTNIKITFTALSSGRKTRREASESPVKPAQPHFAPLTINIPDNLAHLMSPLPSPTGTISAANSCPSSPRGAGSSGYRMGGRMVSSAELQLINDNSQPENDKDASGEDSPKDDSKPPYSYAQLIVQAITLAQDKQLTLNGIYNHITKNYPYYRTADKGWQNSIRHNLSLNRYFIKVARSQEEPGKGSFWRIDPSSEGKLVDQAFRKRRPRGVPCFRIPHGPLSSRSAPASPNHSGVLSAHSSGMQTPDSLSREGSPVPMEVDSSSVANAAPTAVVQPKLAVIQEARFAQNTPGSPVGNQPVLIALQGQLPQSLKPVAYTMASPVSTSSSQPVPTVQTVHVLQQIPAGATAVIAQPAAVIGKNELQLQENGERADSKVKVEAVPSVTATGAVGRIIQTSVASGPLQTVAILGQHQLPIKTITQNGNHSVTAAIQSNAHNTSSPSVASPLHLLADHASASASLPTIKRQNGDPQVPPDAKRAKTEDEARPADNGNN is encoded by the exons ATGGCTGCGGTGAGCGGCTCGTCCGGGCCGGTTGCGCGGCTCGAGGGCCGCGAGTTCGagtatctgatgaagaagcgctCGGTGAGCATCGGGCGCAACTCGTCGCAGGGTTCCGTGGACGTCAGCATGGGTCACTCGAGCTTCATCTCGCGGCGGCACCTGGAGATCTTCACCGCCAGTGATGACGGCGGAGGTGGAGGGGGCGACTTCTATCTGCGCTGCCTGGGCAAAAACGGGGTGTTCGTGGACGGGGTGTTCCTTCGCCGGGGCGCCGctccgctgccgctgccgccgat GTGCACGTTCAGGTTCCCCAGCACCAACATCAAGATCACCTTCACGGCACTGTCCAGCGGCAGGAAGACGAGGCGCGAAGCCTCCGAGTCGCCCGTCAAGCCGGCGCAGCCGCACTTTGCGCCGCTCACCATTAACATTCCCGACAACCTCGCCCACCTCATGAGTCCGCTGCCCTCGCCCACTGGAACCATCAG CGCGGCAAACTCATGCCCGTCCAGCCCCCGGGGGGCCGGCTCGTCGGGTTACCGCATGGGGGGCCGCATGGTGAGTTCGGCCGAATTGCAGCTGATCAACGACAACTCTCAGCCCGAGAACGACAAGGACGCGTCGGGCGAGGACAGTCCTAAG GACGACTCCAAGCCGCCCTACTCGTACGCCCAGCTGATTGTTCAGGCCATCACGCTGGCGCAGGACAAGCAGCTGACGCTCAACGGGATCTACAACCACATCACCAAGAACTACCCCTACTACAGAACCGCAGACAAGGGCTGGCAG AACTCCATCCGCCACAACCTGTCGCTGAACCGTTACTTCATCAAGGTGGCGCGCTCGCAGGAGGAGCCCGGCAAAGGTTCCTTCTGGAGGATAGACCCGTCCTCCGAAGGCAAGCTGGTCGATCAGGCCTTCAGGAAACGACggccccgcggcgtcccctgctTCAGGATCCCGCATGGGCCCCTCTCCTCCAG GAGCGCCCCGGCCTCTCCCAACCACTCAGGGGTGCTGTCGGCTCACTCCAGCGGCATGCAGACCCCCGACAGCTTGTCCCGAGAGGGCTCCCCGGTCCCCATGGAGGTGGACTCCTCCTCCGTAGCCAACGCTGCCCCCACCGCGGTGGTCCAACCCAAGCTGGCTGTCATCCAAGAAGCTCGCTTTGCACAGAACACTCCGG GCTCTCCAGTCGGCAACCAGCCGGTGCTCATCGCTCTGCAGGGTCAGCTACCTCAAAGCTTGAAGCCGGTCGCTTACACCATGGCGTCTCCGGTCAGCACCAGCTCCTCCCAGCCGGTTCCAACGGTCCAGACAGTCCACGTGCTGCAGCAGATCCCTGCCGGCGCCACCGCTGTCATCGCGCAGCCGGCCGCTGTCATCGGCAAGAACGAACTGCAGCTACAGGAGAATGGAGAGCGTGCTGACAGCAAAg TGAAAGTGGAGGCAGTGCCCAGCGTGACAGCCACGGGCGCAGTGGGCCGCATCATCCAGACTTCAGTGGCGTCCGGGCCCCTGCAGACTGTCGCCATCCTTGGTCAGCACCAGTTGCCCATCAAGACCATCACGCAGAACGGAAACCACAGCGTCACCGCCGCCATACAGAGCAACGCTCACAACACCTCCA GTCCGTCCGTGGCCAGCCCGCTTCACCTGCTCGCTGACCATGCCTCTGCCTCGGCGTCGCTGCCCACCATCAAGCGGCAGAACGGCGACCCGCAGGTGCCGCCGGACGCCAAACGGGCCAAAACGGAGGACGAGGCAAGGCCGGCCGACAACGGTAACAACTAA